The nucleotide sequence CCGGGGTGGTTTACTCGCCCCTGGAACCAATGTTAACTGGAAACCGGGCTTTCGGTCGCTAGGATGCGGGCCGATCAACCAACCTCTATTCGAGGGGGAATCCACAATGAAGAAGATCATGATCGGCCTGGTGGCCGTCTCGTCGCTCGTTTTCGGTACCGGCTGTGGTGGTGACGTGTGCGAGGACATCGCGGACGCCTTTGAGGGCCTGGACGCGAAGACCGAGGACTGTCCCTCGATCAACGCGGTCGTCGGCAACCTGGAGTTCACCGACGAGGACATCGACGAGTGCAAGAGTGACTTCGAGGATTGCTCGGGCGATGACAAGGACGCGCTGAACGACACCATCGACTGCATCAACGACCTCCCGGACTGCGAGGAGGGCGAAGAGGCCTCCTGGTCCCAGAAGTTCACGGCCTGCAGCGAGAAGAGCGAAGACGTGACCTGCGAGTAGTCCTCGCCTCGTCTTCACTTTTTCGGTAGCGCCGGGGCCCGGCTCCCTCTCAGGGGGACCGGGCCCTGTCATTTCCCGGTGCGGGCGCGGCCCGGGCCGCCAGCGCCCGGCGGACCACCCGGTAGCGCTGAAGCAGCCCCGGCTCCAGCGGATCCAACGCCAGCCCGCGCTCATAGTGATCCAGGGCCCGCGCCAGCTGGCCGCCACGCTCCAGGCCTCCTCCGGACAGGAAGTGCACGCGGGCCATCCCCTCGGCCTGGGGGTGACGGGCGAGGAACTCGCGCCGCAGCGACGCGAGCTGCTCGGCCGTGAGCCCGGCCTCCAGGCAGCGCGCCACGCCCAGGTGATTGCCGTGCCCCGCGTCGTACAGGGCCCGCTGGACGGGCGCCCCGAGCGCGTCGCCCGCCTCGCGGACGCGGACCCGCACCGCGTCGAGCTGGGCGCGCTGGGACGGGGACAGGGGTCGCTGGCGCAGCGACTCCAGGGAACTCCAGGCCTCACGCGTCCGGGCCCGCACCGCCTCCATGTCGGCATCCGGAGGAAGCGCGAGCACCGCGTAGTGGTCCCCCGCCGAGCGCTGGCGCCAGGCCTCCAGCACCCGGACCGCGTCCGCGTCGTCCCCCCGGGGGCTTGGGTTCGGGCCGCGCGGAGTCTCTCCCTTGAGGAGCTGATCCACCGCGGCCTTCAGCGTGGCGGTGGCCTCCACGAACTGGACGCCGAAGCCGGTGGGCATGCCCCAGACCCGGGCCTGCTCGGGAGGCACCTGCCGCACCACCTCGCAGAGCACCGACAGGGGGCCGGACTCCAGCTCCAGCACCACGGGCAGCCTCGCGCACAGCGGCGGCAGCGAGCCCTCGCTGCGCAGGAACAGGCCGCCGCGCGACAGGTCCGAACCCGTGAGCCGCACGGGCTCCTCTCCCGGCCGCAGGACCACCTGCACCGGCAGCTCCACCGTCCGCGGGCGTACCGGCGTCGCGGCCCGGGCCGGAACCGCGGAAGGGCTGCCCACCGAGGCTGGCGTGGAGGAACTGCCCACCGAGGCCGGCGTGGAGGGGCTTCCCTCGGAAGCCGGGGCGGACGGGCTGCCCGCGGCGGACGGGCTTCCCGTGGAAGCTGGCACGGAGGGAGCCCTCCCGGACGGGCGGCTCGGCGCAACAGCCCCGTTGGGGCCCGCGCCCCCCGTGGACGCACCGGGCGGTGTCGCGGCGAGGGCGCCCGCGTCCTGCCCCTGCGGCCGGGCATCCTCGGCGATGGCGGCCTGCAGGGCGGCACGAAGCGCCATCGCGGACGGGTAGCGGTCCTCGGGCGCCTTGGCCAGGGTGCGCAGGATGACGCGCTCCACGGCCGGGGACACGCCCGGGTGCACCGAGCGCGGTGGCGGCGGGGGCCGCGTCTGGTGGGCCACGAGCTGCGCGGCCAGTCCCTCGTCGTTGAAGGGCAGCTTCCCGGTGACGAGCTGGTAGGCGATGACGCCCACCGCGTACAGGTCCGCGCGCCCGTCCAGGCGCCGGCCCACGGACTGCTCCGGCGCCATGTACTCGGGCGTGCCCACGATGATGCCCGCATGCGTCTGCGGCAGCTGCGGATCCACCAGCTTGGCGATGCCGAAGTCGAGCACCTTCACGAAGGGCATGCCCCGCCCGCGTCGCACCAGGAAGATGTTGTCCGGCTTGAGGTCGCGGTGGACGATGCCTCGCGCGTGCGCCGCGTGGAGCGCGTCACACACCTGCGCCAGCACGGCCACCACCGCCGCGGCCGGCAGCGGCGTGCCCACCCACGCGGACAGCGGGGCCCCGTCCAGGTACTCCATGATGAGGTACGGGCGCGGCGGCGCGGCGTTCAGGTCGAAGATGCTGACGATGTTCTCGTGGCCGATGACGTTGACGGCCCGCGCCTCCGCGTGGAACCGCCGCACCAGCTCCGGGTACATGGCCAGGTGGTCGTGCAGCACCTTCACCGCCACCCGGCTGCCAATCGAGACGTGCTCGCCCAGGTACACCGCCCCCATGCCGCCCCTTCCGAGACGGCGCACCAGACGGAAGCTGCCGAACCGCTGGCCCACCAGCGGGTCCGCTTCCTCGCCTGGCGGGGTGCACCTCTGCCGAGGCGTCCCCGCGCTTGCTTCGTCGGCGCGTACCAGCGTCGAGCACGATGCTTCCGCCCCATGCCACCGGCCGCACGCCACGCACTCACCGCTGTTGCTCACCTCGGCCATACCGCTCCCCCGGGCCTGCCTGCACAGCTTGGACACCGGGGAAGACATGCATCCACTGTCGGTACGGGCGGATGTCACGTAGTACCGCGCTACCCGGAGCCGCGGTCGCAGAGGACGGTCCTCCGGAAGACGCCCCTGCTGCCGAGAATCCATCACGCTGGTTAGAGTGCGCGCCCATGTCTGGAACCGCACGCCGCATCCCCGTCGTCAACCTGTCCCACTACCGCACCGGCACACCGGGCGAGCGCGCCCGCTTCGTGCGGGTGTTCGGCGACGGCCTCAAGGAGTTCGGCTTCGTCACCGTCGAGGGCCACGGCGTCGATGACGGGCTCATCCGCCGCACCTACTCGGACGTGGAGCGCTTCTTCGGGCTCCCGGAGTCGGTGAAGGCCCGCTACTCGGAAGCGGAGCGCGGGGGGCAGCGCGGCTACATCGGCTACGGACAGGAGCACGCGAAGAACCGCAAGGTGGGCGACCTGAAGGAGTTCTGGCACGTGGGCCGCGAGCTGCCGCCCGGCCACCGCTACCACCAGGTCTACGGCCCCAACATCTGGCCGGAGGAGGTGCCCACCTTCCGTGAGCACACGCTGTCGCTCTTCCGTGCGCTGGATGGCGCGGCCGGGGTGATGCTCCAGGCGCTGGCCGAGTACTTCGGCCTCGAGCGCGACACCTTCAGCGGCATGGCCACGGACGGCAACTCGGTGCTGCGGCTCATCCACTACCCTCCGCTGAAGGAGCGCTTCATCCCGGGCGGCGTGCGCGCCGCCGAGCACGAGGACATCAACCTCATCACCCTCCTCTGCGAGGGCACCGCGGGCGGACTGGAACTGCTCACGCGCGACGGCGAGTGGCTGCCCGTGGACACGCTGCGCGGGCAGATTGTCGTGGACTCGGGCGACATGCTCAGCCGGGTGACGAACACCATCATCCCCGCCACCACGCACCGGGTGGTGAATCCGCGCGGCACGGACGAGGACACGGTGCGCTACTCCATGCCCTTCTTCGTGCACCCCTACGCGGACTGCGTGCTGCAGCCGCTGCC is from Pyxidicoccus trucidator and encodes:
- a CDS encoding protein kinase domain-containing protein; the encoded protein is MAEVSNSGECVACGRWHGAEASCSTLVRADEASAGTPRQRCTPPGEEADPLVGQRFGSFRLVRRLGRGGMGAVYLGEHVSIGSRVAVKVLHDHLAMYPELVRRFHAEARAVNVIGHENIVSIFDLNAAPPRPYLIMEYLDGAPLSAWVGTPLPAAAVVAVLAQVCDALHAAHARGIVHRDLKPDNIFLVRRGRGMPFVKVLDFGIAKLVDPQLPQTHAGIIVGTPEYMAPEQSVGRRLDGRADLYAVGVIAYQLVTGKLPFNDEGLAAQLVAHQTRPPPPPRSVHPGVSPAVERVILRTLAKAPEDRYPSAMALRAALQAAIAEDARPQGQDAGALAATPPGASTGGAGPNGAVAPSRPSGRAPSVPASTGSPSAAGSPSAPASEGSPSTPASVGSSSTPASVGSPSAVPARAATPVRPRTVELPVQVVLRPGEEPVRLTGSDLSRGGLFLRSEGSLPPLCARLPVVLELESGPLSVLCEVVRQVPPEQARVWGMPTGFGVQFVEATATLKAAVDQLLKGETPRGPNPSPRGDDADAVRVLEAWRQRSAGDHYAVLALPPDADMEAVRARTREAWSSLESLRQRPLSPSQRAQLDAVRVRVREAGDALGAPVQRALYDAGHGNHLGVARCLEAGLTAEQLASLRREFLARHPQAEGMARVHFLSGGGLERGGQLARALDHYERGLALDPLEPGLLQRYRVVRRALAARAAPAPGNDRARSP
- a CDS encoding isopenicillin N synthase family dioxygenase — translated: MSGTARRIPVVNLSHYRTGTPGERARFVRVFGDGLKEFGFVTVEGHGVDDGLIRRTYSDVERFFGLPESVKARYSEAERGGQRGYIGYGQEHAKNRKVGDLKEFWHVGRELPPGHRYHQVYGPNIWPEEVPTFREHTLSLFRALDGAAGVMLQALAEYFGLERDTFSGMATDGNSVLRLIHYPPLKERFIPGGVRAAEHEDINLITLLCEGTAGGLELLTRDGEWLPVDTLRGQIVVDSGDMLSRVTNTIIPATTHRVVNPRGTDEDTVRYSMPFFVHPYADCVLQPLPFTQTTDNPARHAPITADAFLKQRLREIGLLK